Proteins found in one Panicum hallii strain FIL2 chromosome 4, PHallii_v3.1, whole genome shotgun sequence genomic segment:
- the LOC112888399 gene encoding pentatricopeptide repeat-containing protein At1g31430-like, with the protein MATACHHAMPLRDCNVLIRTLARRRSFPRVMAVYYDLRARGLVADSFTYPFVLRAIGVMKLSVEGRKAHAAAVKTGFRWDAYTASSLMDMYTMLGRADFAWKVFDEMPQRFLVLWNMMIRCYIRCGRFTAAVALAEEMERSGATPDRVTLVTAVTACSRAGDLSLGRRIHAYMDAVFGFSLPVANALLDMYMKNGCLEEAVKMFEQMPERNIISLTILVSGYALAGQLDKARALFYQCTEKDLILWTAMINACVQHGSSEEALTLFRDMRLQQVEPDRFTVVTLLTCCANIGALDQGEWIHQYAEGRKMKIDAVLGTALIEMYSKCGHVDKALHVFGRMQGRDAAAWTAIICGLATHGQASRALELFEEMQISKVKPDGITFIGVLSACCHGGLVDEGRKHFQAMKQVYRIEPRIEHYSCFVNLLGRAGVLDEAERLINDMPVNKDTMPLFGALLTGCKAHGNVEMSERLARRIAGQDSPNPGVNVLMSNVYATASRWEEAIRVRSEMAHPTVKKTAGCSSIEVKDADDGTNTGIYLMFQNQNG; encoded by the coding sequence ATGGCGACGGCGTGCCACCATGCCATGCCGCTGCGCGACTGCAACGTGCTGATCAGGACCCTGGCCAGGCGCCGCAGCTTCCCGCGCGTCATGGCGGTGTACTACGACCTCCGCGCGCGCGGCCTCGTCGCCGACAGCTTCACCTACCCGTTCGTGCTCAGGGCGATCGGCGTGATGAAGCTGTCCGTCGAGGGGCGCaaggcgcacgcggccgccgTGAAGACCGGGTTCCGGTGGGACGCGTACACCGCGAGCTCGCTGATGGACATGTACACGATGCTGGGCCGCGCAGATTTCGCGTggaaggtgttcgacgaaatgccgcaGAGGTTCCTGGTGCTGTGGAATATGATGATCAGGTGCTACATCAGGTGCGGCCGCTTCACAGCAGCAGTCGCGTTGGCTGAGGAGATGGAGAGAAGCGGTGCCACACCTGACAGGGTCACCTTGGTGACTGCCGTGACCGCTTGCTCCAGGGCAGGAGACCTGAGCTTGGGAAGGAGGATCCACGCATACATGGATGCAGTCTTTGGATTCAGCCTCCCAGTTGCCAATGCGCTTCTGGACATGTATATGAAGAACGGTTGCTTGGAAGAGGCAGTGAAGATGTTCGAGCAAATGCCGGAGAGGAACATCATTTCTTTGACTATACTCGTGTCAGGATATGCCCTTGCTGGTCAGCTGGACAAGGCAAGAGCACTCTTCTATCAATGCACGGAGAAGGATCTAATTCTGTGGACTGCAATGATCAACGCTTGTGTGCAACATGGAAGCTCTGAGGAGGCATTGACATTGTTCCGAGACATGCGGTTGCAACAGGTGGAACCGGACAGGTTCACTGTTGTCACTCTCCTGACATGCTGTGCCAATATCGGCGCTCTTGATCAAGGTGAATGGATCCATCAGTATGCTGAGGGTAGGAAGATGAAGATTGATGCAGTTCTCGGCACAGCATTGATTGAGATGTACTCGAAGTGTGGGCATGTTGACAAGGCACTGCATGTCTTTGGGCGAATGCAGGGCAGAGACGCTGCCGCCTGGACTGCCATCATCTGTGGCCTGGCCACACATGGTCAGGCCAGTAGAGCTCTTGAATTGTTTGAGGAGATGCAGATAAGCAAAGTGAAGCCTGATGGTATTACGTTCATTGGGGTACTGAGTGCCTGTTGCCATGGTGGCTTGGTTGACGAAGGACGCAAGCATTTCCAAGCCATGAAACAGGTCTATCGGATAGAACCGAGAATCGAACACTATAGTTGCTTTGTCAATCTTCTAGGCCGTGCCGGTGTGCTAGATGAAGCCGAGAGGTTGATCAATGACATGCCTGTAAACAAGGACACTATGCCACTGTTTGGAGCACTCCTCACAGGTTGCAAGGCTCATGGCAATGTTGAGATGAGCGAAAGGCTGGCCAGACGAATTGCCGGGCAAGATTCACCAAACCCTGGTGTCAATGTCCTGATGTCTAATGTGTATGCAACAGCAAGTCGATGGGAGGAAGCAATAAGAGTAAGGAGCGAGATGGCGCACCCCACTGTCAAGAAGACTGCAGGGTGCAGCTCGATTGAGGTAAAAGATGCTGACGATGGAACCAATACTGGGATATATCTAATGTTTCAGAATCAGAATGGTTAA
- the LOC112888400 gene encoding uncharacterized protein LOC112888400, translating to MGKRVAVVVGGSVAGLACAHAVAGAGWDVVVLEKAAAPAAGGGTGAGLGLDAQSMETLARWIPGWEATLPLAVDLNRATDSVTKAARTLARDDGFNFLAAHWGDLHRRLHEALPPAVTVLWGHQFLSFEALSDAGGVVATARVLRTGDTVDVTGDLLVAADGSTSSIRRRFLPDLKLRYSGYCAWRGVFDFAGKESSDTMIGIRRAYPELGNCIYFDLAYKTHAVLYELPGSRLNWLWYINGPEPELTGSSVTMEATGAMVARMRDEAERVWCPELARLVRETAAPFVNVIYDADPLPPRPSWAGGRAVVLAGDAAHPTTPHGLRSTNMSIMDARALGRCLVRWGSEPTPARALAEYEAVRLPVVAAQVLHARRLGRIKQGLPVDGEAEGFDVRTATAEAALELRQRTMPYFGGVPTAEDGGF from the exons ATGGGCAAGAGGGTGGCCGTGGTGGTGGGAGGGAGCGTGGCGGGGCTGGCGTGCGCGCACGCCGTGGCGGGCGCGGGATGGGACGTGGTTgtgctggagaaggcggcggcgccggcggccgggggcggcaCCGGCGCCGGGCTGGGGCTCGACGCGCAGTCTATGGAGACGCTCGCCCGCTGGATCCCCGGGTGGGAGGCCAcgctgccgctcgccgtcgaCCTG AACAGAGCAACGGACAGCGTGACGAAGGCGGCGCGGACGCTGGCCAGAGACGACGGCTTCAACTTCCTCGCGGCGCACTGGGGCGACCTGCACCGGCGGCTGCACGAGGCGCTGCCGCCCGCGGTGACCGTGCTCTGGGGCCACCAGTTCCTGTCGTTCGAGGCGCTGAGCGACGCCGGCGGGGTCGTCGCGACGGCCCGAGTGCTGCGGACGGGGGACACGGTTGACGTCACGGGCGACCTGCTCGTCGCGGCGGACGGCTCCACGTCTtccatccgccgccgcttcctcccCGACCTCAAGCTCAG GTACTCCGGGTACTGTGCGTGGCGAGGCGTGTTCGATTTCGCCGGGAAGGAGAGCTCCGACACCATGATCGGCATCCGAAGAGCCTACCCAGAGCTCGGCAACTGCATCTACTTCGATCTCGCTTACAAGACGCACGCCGTGCTGTACGAGCTGCCGGGGAGCAGGCTCAACTGGCTCTGGTACATCAATGGCCCAGAACCGGAGCTCACG GGGAGCTCGGTGACCATGGAGGCGACCGGCGCCATGGTGGCGCGGATGCGGGACGAGGCCGAGCGCGTGTGGTGCCCCGAGCTGGCGCGGCTGGTCCGGGAGACCGCGGCGCCGTTCGTGAACGTGATCTACGACGCGGACCCGCTGCCGCCGCGGCCGTCGTGGGCGGGTGGCCGCGCGGTGGTGCTGGCCGGCGACGCGGCGCACCCGACCACCCCGCACGGCCTGCGGAGCACCAACATGTCGATCATGGACGCGCGCGCGCTCGGGCGGTGCCTGGTGAGGTGGGGCTCCGAGccgacgcccgcgcgcgcgctggCGGAGTACGAGGCGGTGCGGCTGCCCGTGGTGGCCGCGCAGGTGCTGCACGCGCGCCGGCTCGGCCGGATCAAGCAGGGCCTGCCGGTGGACGGCGAGGCGGAGGGGTTCGACGTGAGGACGGCGACCGCGGAGGCCGCGCTGGAGCTGCGGCAGAGGACGATGCCGTACTTTGGAGGCGTGCCGACCGCAGAAGATGGTGGTTTCTGA
- the LOC112888839 gene encoding protein FAR1-RELATED SEQUENCE 5-like encodes MEYSSSEDEELVEDFIDVEDDTGTENIDQGTGVVASQIHAIDPSDGTMPPTGNELLMAADMVGNNDEPRMGMEFESDAAARVFYNAYALRFGFGIRVARSRSERRKGVEVLVMKRFVCLKEGHHKKKPVEPSNKKKRKRLSIRDGCPAMMEVVRRGPDKWVITKLVLEHNHVIASADRAREVQLRRLSGKFQEHENQLQEVRRNVFGDTDAQGLFDYFKRMQSVNSGFFCSIQVDSKNCVTNAVWVDARARMAYTYFGDAVYFDTTYSQNENMLPFAAFTGVNHHGDTVVFGCALILDRTESSYGWIFETWMAAMDKRLPFSFTTDEGKGMAAAVAKVFPQCFHRLCRWRILSRCKKKLTDVYTRFPGFHDELKRCINRCDTVPVFDMVWGSILDKYGLRDDTWLQSLYEIRHKWVPAYLTSSFFAELSLTHRVETVSRFHRNNFTARVSLSTFITRFDQYMDGLYANEAQKDIISFPPEQLLKINTDLEKQAASIYTRAAFETFQVELIEALQHYAVKVQDGPYMKYYVDRDGDPPTRHTVFYNVAEKKAWCDCCRFAFSAILCRHVLGVFVLAGVIMLPEPCITKRWTKKAKMGPELIGLNVGNDSGSADSVASRYNDLVRDAMKCAEKGAVSAGAFKVAKEVLSKAFMEIKGLGEKPNRDALHSAASR; translated from the coding sequence ATGGAGTATTCGTCAAGTGAAGATGAGGAATTGGTTGAAGATTTCATCGATGTTGAGGATGATACGGGTACTGAGAATATTGACCAAGGAACTGGTGTGGTGGCTTCCCAGATTCATGCTATCGATCCCTCTGATGGAACCATGCCACCAACTGGAAATGAGCTGCTGATGGCAGCTGATATGGTGGGAAACAATGATGAACCACGCATGGGTATGGAGTTTGAATCTGATGCAGCTGCCCGGGTGTTCTACAACGCATATGCCTTACGTTTTGGGTTTGGGATCCGTGTTGCACGATCCCGTAGCGAGCGGAGAAAGGGTGTTGAGGTGCTCGTTATGAAGCGTTTTGTGTGCTTGAAAGAGGGTCATCACAAGAAGAAGCCTGTGGAGCCTAGCAACAAGAAAAAGAGGAAGCGCCTCTCTATACGGGATGGGTGCCCAGCGATGATGGAGGTGGTGCGTAGGGGCCCAGATAAGTGGGTTATCACGAAGTTGGTGCTGGAGCACAACCATGTTATTGCTAGTGCAGATCGGGCACGGGAAGTCCAACTCCGCCGCCTCTCTGGGAAATTTCAGGAGCATGAGAACCAATTGCAGGAGGTGCGAAGGAATGTGTTTGGAGATACAGATGCTCAAGGACTGTTTGATTACTTCAAGAGAATGCAGTCAGTGAACTCCGGTTTTTTCTGTTCTATACAAGTCGACAGTAAGAACTGTGTAACCAATGCAGTTTGGGTTGATGCAAGAGCTAGAATGGCCTACACATACTTTGGGGATGCTGTTTACTTCGACACTACTTATAGTCAAAATGAGAATATGCTGCCCTTTGCAGCTTTCACAGGTGTGAATCACCATGGTGACActgttgtttttggttgtgccTTAATTTTGGACAGGACAGAATCTTCATATGGTTGGATTTTTGAGACATGGATGGCAGCGATGGATAAACGATTGCCATTTTCCTTTACTACCGATGAAGGCAAGGGTATGGCAGCTGCAGTTGCCAAAGTATTTCCTCAATGTTTCCATCGTCTTTGCAGATGGCGAATCTTGTCCAGATGTAAGAAGAAATTGACTGATGTCTACACAAGATTTCCCGGGTTCCATGATGAGCTAAAGAGATGTATCAACAGGTGTGATACTGTACCTGTTTTTGACATGGTCTGGGGTTCCATTCTTGACAAGTATGGCCTGAGAGATGATACTTGGCTGCAGTCACTGTATGAGATAAGGCACAAATGGGTTCCTGCATACCTAACCAGCTCCTTCTTCGCCGAGTTGTCATTAACTCATAGAGTAGAAACAGTCAGCAGGTTTCATAGGAATAACTTCACTGCAAGAGTTTCTTTGAGTACTTTTATCACTAGATTTGATCAGTACATGGACGGTTTGTATGCAAATGAAGCCCAGAAAGACATCATTTCATTTCCTCCTGAACAACTTCTGAAAATCAACACGGACTTGGAAAAACAAGCGGCGAGCATCTACACCAGAGCTGCATTTGAAACATTCCAGGTGGAATTGATTGAAGCATTGCAGCATTATGCCGTCAAAGTTCAGGACGGACCATACATGAAGTACTACGTCGATAGAGATGGCGATCCTCCTACCAGGCATACCGTTTTCTACAACGTAGCTGAGAAGAAGGCCTGGTGCGATTGCTGCCGGTTTGCCTTCTCAGCGATACTTTGCAGGCATGTCCTTGGGGTGTTCGTCTTGGCTGGTGTCATCATGCTTCCAGAGCCATGCATCACGAAGCGATGGACAAAGAAGGCCAAGATGGGGCCAGAACTGATTGGGCTTAATGTAGGAAATGATAGTGGCAGCGCAGATTCAGTGGCTTCCAGATATAATGATCTTGTTCGTGACGCGATGAAGTGTGCAGAGAAGGGAGCTGTATCAGCCGGCGCCTTTAAAGTTGCAAAGGAAGTGCTGAGTAAAGCGTTCATGGAGATCAAGGGTCTTGGGGAGAAACCGAACAGGGATGCTCTGCACTCTGCAGCAAGTAGATAG
- the LOC112890227 gene encoding protein argonaute PNH1 isoform X1 — protein MLEVLDMAPPPQARHQQGPARARGASSGHAPGRKQPLQSSVAQPKAEPAVVPPEGGKRCGGGGGGGGRRRGGRGRAKAAAAAAAEPRALPAPPPRTVIGPPVPSKGLSFCRRPGFGTVGARCVVKANHFLAELPDKDLTQYDVKITPEVSSRAVNRAIMAELVRLYRASDLGMRLPAYDGRKNLYTAGILPFDAREFVVRLTDEDDGTGVPPREREYRVAIKFAARADLHHLRQFIAGRQADAPQESLQVLDIVLRELANQRYVSIGRSFYSPDIRKPQRLGDGLQSWCGFYQSIRPTQMGLSLNIDMSSTAFIEPLPVIEFVAQILGKDVISRPLSDANRIKIKKALRGVKVEVTHRGNVRRKYRISGLTTQPTHELIFPIDDQMNMKSVVEYFKEMYGFTIQHRHLPCLQVGNQKKANYLPMEACKIVEGQRYTKRLNEKQITSLLKVTCQRPREQEMDILQTVHQNGYEQDPYAKEFGINISEKLTSVEARVLPAPWLKYHDTGKEKECLPQVGQWNMVNKKVINGCKVSHWACINFSRSVPEATARGFCQELAQMCQISGMEFNSEPVIPIYSARPDQVVKALKHVYNIALNKLKGKELELLLAILPDNNGPLYGDIKRICETDLGLISQCCLTKHVFKISKQYLANVSLKINVKMGGRNTVLLDAISWRIPLVSDIPTIIFGADVTHPETGEDSSPSIAAVVASQDWPEVTKYAGLVCAQAHRQELIQDLYKTWHDPQRGTVTGGMIRELLISFRKATGQKPLRIIFYRDGVSEGQFYQVLLYELDAIRKACASLEPNYQPPVTFVVVQKRHHTRLFANNHKDRNSMDKSGNILPGTVVDSKICHPTEFDFYLCSHAGIQGTSRPAHYHVLWDENNFTADEMQTLTNNLCYTYARCTRSVSVVPPAYYAHLAAFRARFYMEPEMSENQTSKSSNGTNGASVKPLPALKEKVKRVMFYC, from the exons ATGCTCGAGGTTCTGGacatggcgccgccgccgcaggcgcGGCACCAGCAGGGGCCCGCCAGAGCCAGGGGCGCCAGCAGCGGCCACGCGCCGGGGAGGAAGCAGCCGCTGCAGAGCAGCGTGGCGCAGCCCAAGGCGGAGCCGGCGGTCGTGCCGCCGGAGGGAGGCAAGAggtgcggcggaggaggaggaggaggagggaggcgccgcggcgggcgcggccgggccaaggcggcggcggccgccgcggcggagcCGAGGGCGCTCccggcgcccccgccgcgcaCGGTCATTGGGCCGCCCGTGCCCAGCAAGGGGCTGTCGTTCTGCCGGCGCCCGGGGTTCGGGACCGTCGGCGCGCGCTGCGTCGTCAAGGCCAACCACTTCCTCGCCGAGCTCCCTGACAAGGACCTCACCCAGTACGAC GTCAAGATCACGCCGGAGGTGAGCTCGCGGGCCGTGAACCGGGCCATCATGGCGGAGCTGGTCCGCCTCTACCGCGCGTCCGACCTCGGAATGCGCCTTCCGGCATACGACGGCCGCAAGAACCTCTACACCGCCGGGATCCTCCCGTTCGACGCGCGCGAGTTCGTCGTGCGCCTCACCGACGAGGACGACGGCACCGGCGTCCCGCCTCG GGAGAGGGAGTACAGGGTCGCCATCAAGTTCGCCGCGCGCGCcgacctccaccacctccggcaGTTCATCGCTGGGCGGCAGGCGGATGCGCCGCAGGAGTCCCTCCAGGTCCTCGACATCGTGCTCCGGGAGCTCGCCAACCAGAG GTACGTGTCTATAGGCCGGTCCTTCTACTCGCCGGACATCAGGAAGCCGCAGCGGCTCGGCGATGGCCTCCAGTCCTGGTGTGGGTTCTACCAGAGCATCCGGCCGACCCAGATGGGATTGTCGCTTAACATCG ACATGTCGTCTACGGCGTTTATCGAGCCGCTGCCGGTGATCGAGTTCGTGGCCCAGATATTAGGGAAGGATGTCATATCAAGGCCATTGTCCGATGCTAACCGAATCAAG ATCAAGAAGGCACTGCGAGGCGTCAAAGTTGAGGTCACTCACCGAGGAAATGTAAGGCGGAAGTATCGCATTTCTGGGCTGACAACACAACCAACTCATGAACTGAT TTTCCCAATTGATGATCAAATGAATATGAAATCCGTAGTggagtacttcaaggaaatGTACGGGTTCACCATTCAGCATCGTCACCTTCCCTGCCTTCAGGTTGGAAACCAAAAGAAGGCAAACTATCTTCCGATGGAG GCCTGCAAGATTGTTGAGGGCCAGAGATACACGAAGAGGCTGAATGAAAAACAGATCACATCATTGCTTAAGGTTACGTGCCAAAGGCCTAGAGAACAGGAGATGGATATTCTTCAG ACCGTTCATCAAAATGGATACGAGCAAGATCCATATGCAAAGGAATTTGGGATCAATATAAGTGAGAAGCTAACCTCCGTTGAAGCTCGAGTCCTTCCTGCACCTTGG TTGAAATATCATGATACTGGAAAAGAGAAAGAGTGCTTGCCACAGGTTGGTCAATGGAACATGGTAAACAAG AAAGTGATCAACGGATGCAAGGTGAGCCATTGGGCCTGTATAAACTTCTCACGGAGTGTTCCAGAAGCCACTGCTCGGGGTTTTTGCCAGGAATTGGCACAAATGTGCCAGATTTCCGGCATG GAATTTAACAGTGAGCCCGTGATACCAATATATTCAGCTAGACCGGATCAAGTAGTAAAGGCACTTAAACATGTGTATAATATTGCATTGAATAAACTCAAGGGTAAAGAACTTGAGCTTCTTCTGGCCATCCTCCCTGACAACAATGGTCCATTGTATG GTGACATCAAACGTATTTGTGAAACTGATTTGGGATTGATATCGCAATGTTGCTTAACAAAGCATGTTTTTAAGATCAGCAAGCAGTACTTGGCAAATGTCTCCCTAAAAATTAATGTTAAG ATGGGAGGAAGAAACACTGTGCTCTTGGATGCTATAAGTTGGAGGATTCCTTTGGTCAGTGACATACCAACGATTATATTTGGTGCGGATGTAACACATCCTGAAACCGGGGAGGACTCAAGTCCATCAATTGCTGCG GTTGTTGCATCTCAAGACTGGCCAGAAGTTACAAAGTATGCCGGATTGGTTTGTGCTCAGGCACATCGGCAGGAGCTCATTCAGGACCTTTACAAGACATGGCATGATCCTCAGAGAGGGACTGTAACAGGCGGCATGATCAG GGAGCTGTTAATATCCTTCAGGAAAGCCACTGGGCAGAAACCATTGAGAATAATTTTCTACAG GGATGGTGTTAGTGAAGGTCAATTCTATCAAGTTCTCCTTTACGAGTTAGATGCTATCCGTAAG GCATGTGCATCCCTAGAACCAAATTACCAGCCTCCTGTAACATTTGTGGTGGTTCAAAAACGCCACCATACAAGACTATTTGCAAACAATCACAAAGATAGAAACAGCATGGACAAGAGTGGAAATATTTTGCCTG GAACCGTCGTTGATTCTAAGATATGCCATCCAACGGAGTTTGATTTCTACCTCTGTAGTCATGCTGGAATTCAG GGAACAAGTAGGCCTGCTCACTACCACGTCCTCTGGGATGAGAACAATTTCACAGCAGACGAAATGCAGACATTGACAAACAACCTTTGCTACAC TTACGCCCGGTGCACACGCTCAGTTTCTGTTG TACCGCCTGCATACTATGCTCACCTGGCAGCATTCCGGGCTCGGTTCTACATGGAACCGGAGATGTCAGAGAACCAGACATCAAAGAGTTCCAACGGCACCAATGGAGCCTCGGTGAAGCCCCTGCCCGCCCTGAAGGAAAAGGTGAAGAGGGTGATGTTCTACTGCTGA
- the LOC112890227 gene encoding protein argonaute PNH1 isoform X2 gives MAELVRLYRASDLGMRLPAYDGRKNLYTAGILPFDAREFVVRLTDEDDGTGVPPREREYRVAIKFAARADLHHLRQFIAGRQADAPQESLQVLDIVLRELANQRYVSIGRSFYSPDIRKPQRLGDGLQSWCGFYQSIRPTQMGLSLNIDMSSTAFIEPLPVIEFVAQILGKDVISRPLSDANRIKIKKALRGVKVEVTHRGNVRRKYRISGLTTQPTHELIFPIDDQMNMKSVVEYFKEMYGFTIQHRHLPCLQVGNQKKANYLPMEACKIVEGQRYTKRLNEKQITSLLKVTCQRPREQEMDILQTVHQNGYEQDPYAKEFGINISEKLTSVEARVLPAPWLKYHDTGKEKECLPQVGQWNMVNKKVINGCKVSHWACINFSRSVPEATARGFCQELAQMCQISGMEFNSEPVIPIYSARPDQVVKALKHVYNIALNKLKGKELELLLAILPDNNGPLYGDIKRICETDLGLISQCCLTKHVFKISKQYLANVSLKINVKMGGRNTVLLDAISWRIPLVSDIPTIIFGADVTHPETGEDSSPSIAAVVASQDWPEVTKYAGLVCAQAHRQELIQDLYKTWHDPQRGTVTGGMIRELLISFRKATGQKPLRIIFYRDGVSEGQFYQVLLYELDAIRKACASLEPNYQPPVTFVVVQKRHHTRLFANNHKDRNSMDKSGNILPGTVVDSKICHPTEFDFYLCSHAGIQGTSRPAHYHVLWDENNFTADEMQTLTNNLCYTYARCTRSVSVVPPAYYAHLAAFRARFYMEPEMSENQTSKSSNGTNGASVKPLPALKEKVKRVMFYC, from the exons ATGGCGGAGCTGGTCCGCCTCTACCGCGCGTCCGACCTCGGAATGCGCCTTCCGGCATACGACGGCCGCAAGAACCTCTACACCGCCGGGATCCTCCCGTTCGACGCGCGCGAGTTCGTCGTGCGCCTCACCGACGAGGACGACGGCACCGGCGTCCCGCCTCG GGAGAGGGAGTACAGGGTCGCCATCAAGTTCGCCGCGCGCGCcgacctccaccacctccggcaGTTCATCGCTGGGCGGCAGGCGGATGCGCCGCAGGAGTCCCTCCAGGTCCTCGACATCGTGCTCCGGGAGCTCGCCAACCAGAG GTACGTGTCTATAGGCCGGTCCTTCTACTCGCCGGACATCAGGAAGCCGCAGCGGCTCGGCGATGGCCTCCAGTCCTGGTGTGGGTTCTACCAGAGCATCCGGCCGACCCAGATGGGATTGTCGCTTAACATCG ACATGTCGTCTACGGCGTTTATCGAGCCGCTGCCGGTGATCGAGTTCGTGGCCCAGATATTAGGGAAGGATGTCATATCAAGGCCATTGTCCGATGCTAACCGAATCAAG ATCAAGAAGGCACTGCGAGGCGTCAAAGTTGAGGTCACTCACCGAGGAAATGTAAGGCGGAAGTATCGCATTTCTGGGCTGACAACACAACCAACTCATGAACTGAT TTTCCCAATTGATGATCAAATGAATATGAAATCCGTAGTggagtacttcaaggaaatGTACGGGTTCACCATTCAGCATCGTCACCTTCCCTGCCTTCAGGTTGGAAACCAAAAGAAGGCAAACTATCTTCCGATGGAG GCCTGCAAGATTGTTGAGGGCCAGAGATACACGAAGAGGCTGAATGAAAAACAGATCACATCATTGCTTAAGGTTACGTGCCAAAGGCCTAGAGAACAGGAGATGGATATTCTTCAG ACCGTTCATCAAAATGGATACGAGCAAGATCCATATGCAAAGGAATTTGGGATCAATATAAGTGAGAAGCTAACCTCCGTTGAAGCTCGAGTCCTTCCTGCACCTTGG TTGAAATATCATGATACTGGAAAAGAGAAAGAGTGCTTGCCACAGGTTGGTCAATGGAACATGGTAAACAAG AAAGTGATCAACGGATGCAAGGTGAGCCATTGGGCCTGTATAAACTTCTCACGGAGTGTTCCAGAAGCCACTGCTCGGGGTTTTTGCCAGGAATTGGCACAAATGTGCCAGATTTCCGGCATG GAATTTAACAGTGAGCCCGTGATACCAATATATTCAGCTAGACCGGATCAAGTAGTAAAGGCACTTAAACATGTGTATAATATTGCATTGAATAAACTCAAGGGTAAAGAACTTGAGCTTCTTCTGGCCATCCTCCCTGACAACAATGGTCCATTGTATG GTGACATCAAACGTATTTGTGAAACTGATTTGGGATTGATATCGCAATGTTGCTTAACAAAGCATGTTTTTAAGATCAGCAAGCAGTACTTGGCAAATGTCTCCCTAAAAATTAATGTTAAG ATGGGAGGAAGAAACACTGTGCTCTTGGATGCTATAAGTTGGAGGATTCCTTTGGTCAGTGACATACCAACGATTATATTTGGTGCGGATGTAACACATCCTGAAACCGGGGAGGACTCAAGTCCATCAATTGCTGCG GTTGTTGCATCTCAAGACTGGCCAGAAGTTACAAAGTATGCCGGATTGGTTTGTGCTCAGGCACATCGGCAGGAGCTCATTCAGGACCTTTACAAGACATGGCATGATCCTCAGAGAGGGACTGTAACAGGCGGCATGATCAG GGAGCTGTTAATATCCTTCAGGAAAGCCACTGGGCAGAAACCATTGAGAATAATTTTCTACAG GGATGGTGTTAGTGAAGGTCAATTCTATCAAGTTCTCCTTTACGAGTTAGATGCTATCCGTAAG GCATGTGCATCCCTAGAACCAAATTACCAGCCTCCTGTAACATTTGTGGTGGTTCAAAAACGCCACCATACAAGACTATTTGCAAACAATCACAAAGATAGAAACAGCATGGACAAGAGTGGAAATATTTTGCCTG GAACCGTCGTTGATTCTAAGATATGCCATCCAACGGAGTTTGATTTCTACCTCTGTAGTCATGCTGGAATTCAG GGAACAAGTAGGCCTGCTCACTACCACGTCCTCTGGGATGAGAACAATTTCACAGCAGACGAAATGCAGACATTGACAAACAACCTTTGCTACAC TTACGCCCGGTGCACACGCTCAGTTTCTGTTG TACCGCCTGCATACTATGCTCACCTGGCAGCATTCCGGGCTCGGTTCTACATGGAACCGGAGATGTCAGAGAACCAGACATCAAAGAGTTCCAACGGCACCAATGGAGCCTCGGTGAAGCCCCTGCCCGCCCTGAAGGAAAAGGTGAAGAGGGTGATGTTCTACTGCTGA